The Longimicrobium sp. genome includes a window with the following:
- a CDS encoding roadblock/LC7 domain-containing protein has translation MSAFGEMLGRINRIPGVRGSMVVAAADGLIVEEELMVGVPGPAAAALVASLFRRARRSVQAAEFGSASYMQVEGDDGLLFAAAPPQLGDLLLVVIADSRVNVGLVRLEAQKVVEALA, from the coding sequence GTGAGCGCGTTCGGCGAGATGCTGGGGCGCATCAACCGCATCCCCGGCGTCCGCGGCTCCATGGTGGTTGCGGCCGCGGACGGGCTCATCGTGGAAGAGGAGCTGATGGTGGGCGTTCCCGGCCCCGCCGCCGCGGCCCTGGTGGCCTCGCTCTTCCGCCGCGCGCGCCGGTCCGTGCAGGCGGCGGAGTTCGGAAGCGCCTCGTACATGCAGGTGGAGGGCGACGATGGCCTGCTCTTCGCCGCCGCGCCGCCGCAGCTGGGCGACCTGCTGCTGGTGGTGATCGCCGACAGCCGGGTGAACGTGGGGCTCGTACGGCTGGAGGCGCAGAAGGTGGTCGAGGCGCTGGCATGA
- a CDS encoding roadblock/LC7 domain-containing protein, with protein MSASATQVHQWSEEVAADRGSLSFLPLARAYREQGRREAAQKLCIRGLERHPDNVDAHYLLGLLYREGGDTVKAFDEWDIALALSPEHAGSRREIGLLCHAQGDWGAAVRHLEKALELDSFDQEVRSALEDAWARRDGGAPSASAPVDATPPAPPPAPAAAPPVDAVPPAPAAPPAPSTDAADPFSVVMNEFHAIAGERGIAGAVLLDDQGFVLAGEIRVGGTDRAPDVAAVLSGASPEAERALRHLGLGGWKGILVETPEAIVRIAPAGDGLVAVAGSRQVPTGWVLRVAARARESALKFLGGGA; from the coding sequence GTGAGCGCCTCCGCGACGCAGGTGCACCAGTGGAGCGAAGAGGTGGCCGCCGACCGCGGCTCGCTCTCGTTCCTGCCGCTGGCCCGGGCGTACCGCGAGCAGGGGCGCCGCGAGGCAGCGCAGAAGCTGTGCATCCGCGGGCTGGAGCGGCACCCCGACAACGTCGACGCGCACTACCTGCTGGGGCTGCTGTACCGCGAGGGCGGCGACACCGTCAAGGCGTTCGACGAGTGGGACATTGCCCTGGCGCTTTCGCCCGAGCACGCGGGCTCGCGCCGCGAAATCGGCCTGCTGTGCCACGCCCAGGGCGACTGGGGCGCGGCCGTTCGGCATCTGGAAAAGGCGCTGGAGCTGGACTCCTTCGACCAGGAGGTGCGGTCCGCGCTCGAGGACGCGTGGGCCCGCCGCGACGGCGGTGCGCCGTCCGCTTCCGCGCCTGTGGACGCGACACCGCCCGCGCCTCCACCGGCCCCCGCGGCCGCTCCCCCCGTGGACGCCGTTCCCCCGGCGCCCGCGGCCCCGCCAGCGCCTTCGACCGACGCGGCGGACCCGTTCAGCGTGGTGATGAACGAGTTCCACGCCATCGCGGGCGAGCGGGGGATCGCGGGAGCGGTGCTGCTGGACGACCAGGGGTTCGTGCTGGCGGGGGAGATCCGCGTGGGCGGCACGGACCGCGCGCCGGACGTGGCCGCCGTCCTTTCCGGCGCGTCACCCGAGGCCGAACGGGCGCTGCGCCACCTGGGGCTGGGCGGATGGAAGGGCATCCTGGTGGAAACGCCGGAGGCGATCGTCCGCATCGCCCCCGCGGGAGACGGGCTCGTCGCCGTCGCGGGAAGCCGGCAGGTGCCCACGGGATGGGTGCTGCGGGTGGCCGCCCGGGCGCGCGAGTCGGCGCTGAAGTTCCTGGGAGGGGGGGCGTGA